In Rhodococcus sp. OK302, one genomic interval encodes:
- a CDS encoding MmcQ/YjbR family DNA-binding protein, whose translation MVTWEQVAVLGSKLPCVEESTAYNTPALKVAGKTFVRLRAEAEGALVVMCGLDEKEALLASGQAPFFTTDHYHGHGSILVHLELIDEVQLAEMLEDAWRIKAPSKVRKLRTAVNH comes from the coding sequence ATGGTTACGTGGGAACAGGTTGCTGTACTGGGGTCGAAGCTTCCTTGTGTGGAGGAATCGACCGCGTACAACACCCCGGCACTCAAGGTGGCAGGCAAGACTTTTGTTCGCCTGCGCGCCGAAGCCGAAGGCGCATTGGTTGTGATGTGTGGTCTGGACGAAAAAGAGGCGTTACTGGCCAGTGGTCAAGCGCCGTTTTTCACTACCGACCACTATCACGGCCACGGTTCGATCCTGGTTCATCTCGAACTGATCGACGAGGTTCAGCTGGCGGAAATGCTCGAGGACGCGTGGCGAATCAAGGCTCCGAGCAAGGTCCGCAAGCTTCGCACAGCAGTCAATCACTGA